The following proteins are encoded in a genomic region of Sorangiineae bacterium MSr12523:
- a CDS encoding VCBS repeat-containing protein: MVEQFGGCWSDKSGAWSFVLERLCRAPSDVSEATSVAWLGRWVLNYESGSKPALRYAPNAAAASSLSNTCIGSTEHPGDIAVKDLSELRITAPKVFDYDGDGRAEFLLRATSSTLEDRRDGIESEEYRIEELLSAGSGKIEPYAPAVKILGTSRLIDIRDVDNDGRPDLLFTYKALPSGLPPHRVAHSLPDGTFALDAAAVIAERDQCANVARLLPVLKSDGKVDHSETETAFACAIVAGEKPADVHKRLKQGCAKNDCGAAVSTLQEIVARQGLK, from the coding sequence TTGGTGGAGCAATTTGGCGGCTGCTGGTCGGATAAATCCGGCGCGTGGTCGTTCGTCCTGGAGCGATTGTGCCGGGCACCCTCTGACGTGAGCGAGGCGACATCGGTCGCGTGGCTTGGTCGATGGGTCCTTAACTACGAGTCCGGCTCGAAGCCCGCCCTCCGCTATGCCCCGAATGCCGCAGCTGCAAGCAGTCTGTCAAATACCTGCATCGGCTCGACGGAGCATCCTGGAGATATTGCGGTAAAAGATCTTAGCGAGCTGCGGATCACGGCACCGAAGGTGTTCGACTACGACGGGGATGGGCGCGCCGAGTTTCTGCTGCGCGCCACCTCGAGCACGCTTGAGGATCGGCGAGACGGCATCGAATCCGAGGAGTACCGCATCGAGGAACTGCTCTCGGCGGGAAGCGGAAAAATCGAGCCCTACGCGCCGGCGGTCAAGATCCTCGGAACGTCACGTTTGATCGATATTCGCGATGTCGATAACGACGGCCGCCCGGACCTGCTCTTCACGTACAAGGCACTCCCGAGCGGTCTACCGCCTCACCGCGTCGCTCACAGCCTGCCGGACGGCACATTCGCCTTGGACGCTGCGGCGGTGATCGCCGAGCGAGACCAATGTGCGAACGTGGCCCGTCTACTTCCGGTACTGAAATCCGACGGAAAGGTAGACCATAGCGAAACAGAAACAGCCTTTGCGTGCGCAATCGTCGCCGGGGAGAAGCCTGCGGACGTACACAAGCGCCTCAAGCAAGGATGCGCAAAGAACGATTGTGGCGCAGCGGTGAGCACGTTGCAGGAGATCGTCGCTCGGCAGGGTTTGAAGTAA
- a CDS encoding SMI1/KNR4 family protein codes for MSPGELDAFLESVRLGVSALAQLDSKHTLFAASAHRYSFDTVISEAELDAIERRLGFALPDDYRAFITRIGNGGAGPGYGVMGFQGGDPEDRTSYEKLAAPWAYTESYNPTDLLYADEDSAGEDELSSERYWDAFKSDGSLCLCTHGCGSYTLLVVAGPCRGQVWYDGVADDHGYYPATDASGQRHTFRSWYLEWLAESKAKLGGMG; via the coding sequence GTGTCACCCGGCGAGCTTGACGCGTTCCTGGAGAGCGTGCGCTTGGGCGTTTCGGCCCTCGCGCAACTCGACAGCAAGCACACGCTTTTTGCCGCCAGTGCCCACCGATACTCGTTTGACACGGTCATATCAGAAGCCGAACTTGATGCCATCGAGCGACGGCTTGGCTTTGCCCTGCCCGACGACTACCGGGCGTTCATCACGCGAATTGGCAACGGCGGCGCGGGTCCTGGGTATGGCGTCATGGGGTTTCAAGGGGGCGATCCGGAGGACCGAACAAGCTATGAGAAACTGGCGGCGCCTTGGGCGTACACCGAGAGCTACAATCCGACGGATCTGCTCTATGCAGATGAGGACAGCGCCGGTGAGGACGAGTTGTCGTCGGAACGCTATTGGGACGCCTTCAAGAGCGACGGTAGCCTTTGCCTCTGCACCCATGGATGCGGTTCATACACGCTGCTCGTTGTGGCCGGCCCATGTCGTGGGCAGGTATGGTATGACGGTGTAGCGGACGACCATGGATATTATCCCGCGACGGATGCCTCGGGGCAGCGCCACACATTTCGGTCGTGGTACCTCGAATGGCTCGCGGAATCGAAGGCGAAGCTGGGCGGGATGGGATAG
- a CDS encoding DUF6531 domain-containing protein: MTLWKGTPTAPSVDIRTGEVTQLATDFRRDGLLPLCLERFYSSQAHREPPYRRAAEMETSSAFGTGWRSSWDHSLRRTLHGFLYCRPDGHEIELRSGLDGRVQHIGHRIELEGIDGNHVRLVEYARGRAHVSHVFASTANGAKWDLQAIEYRSGNRIVVIRDETGRVLRLEHSRARCALVVSYLGGKVACVDLHTEQGGRHFVLGYKYHPSGLLLEVHDRSGCAVAYAYDNDGRLIREDKHQGGIFVLSYDREGRCSRIGGQSGYQTRHFSYDPPARYTRMSDSTGESWLYEFDVNDNLSRTVSPLGGEECFVFDRGGLLQQRVHVHGHVSTYFYDEHGRLYGQRDANATTYWEYDSWHRITEKVDPYGVLVARYSDEHDLMAVGRPGALWTFAYNTLGERVSITNPKGGTRSILYDQCGNRVAEGDFLGNYTHFEYDDFGRCTKTTGPTGGVEERTYDELDRVTTSTLSGTLSRSHHDGENSIVVDATGAKSSFRRDAYGRTLEHRDSEGLVCQLRWGSEPSQILSMIDGAGHEETVLYDAEQRIVQVRTRDGRLIVLEYDEFGASSATTHNPTSGSTEFAASRRASFEYDGQGRLVRATSGDQVRRFEYDLRGQVVRFETEEIVVTRTYNEDGWRTDEGVYSRAAPGAPERIMLHIDGTVDSLGRTTQFVCGGAPTVMMEWDENGRALCVDVDGVRVDYKRSESGAETERRASGMRLLMKRDRDGRETEWLYDIDGQPPARIQASYGSRRPFPSHLSVVTAHGEQSALIRSDGRGRVRAIVSQGEGSMSRFFVYDGAGNWTLHASSLRGRELLPRLESAGWDRAPIILSHYADETAYATALPGGRLDTLRTGPVTIRYRWDDFGRATEKVVHFGDEEDVWRYEYDGWDLLRHVQTPLGLSYAYRYDALGRLIDRRSSTGTRTELIWDDERILHVLVEGEAVETRVHHPGTGELLLQRFSNGAVDVRPSRLRELEELLGSTNPGSSVEPSSEVPRVAIGVSPSVRHPVESTFLDSEARVAIGIHRCWDVETSYDLTWRRGQPAAQTLSTLTRVLPIIERGAAELAEISPLRPKVLDPHPGQAFLADLLRFSGTPAIR; the protein is encoded by the coding sequence GTGACCCTCTGGAAAGGCACCCCTACGGCCCCGAGCGTCGACATCCGAACCGGGGAAGTCACCCAGCTCGCCACGGACTTTCGGCGAGATGGGCTACTGCCGCTGTGCCTCGAACGCTTCTATTCTTCGCAGGCCCATCGTGAGCCACCATATCGCCGAGCCGCCGAGATGGAGACGTCAAGCGCGTTCGGCACCGGCTGGCGCAGCAGCTGGGACCATTCGCTGCGCCGAACGCTTCACGGTTTTCTCTACTGTCGACCCGATGGTCACGAGATCGAGCTTCGCTCGGGCCTAGATGGTCGCGTGCAGCACATTGGCCACCGCATTGAGCTCGAGGGAATCGATGGCAACCATGTGCGGCTCGTCGAATATGCTCGCGGGAGAGCCCACGTAAGCCATGTGTTCGCCTCCACAGCGAATGGGGCGAAATGGGATCTGCAAGCGATCGAATATCGTTCTGGAAATCGCATCGTCGTCATACGCGACGAGACGGGGCGCGTCCTCCGTCTCGAGCATTCCCGCGCACGATGCGCACTCGTTGTCAGCTACTTGGGCGGGAAAGTCGCATGCGTCGACCTTCACACCGAGCAAGGCGGACGCCACTTTGTTCTCGGCTACAAGTATCACCCGAGCGGACTCCTACTTGAGGTGCACGACCGCTCCGGGTGTGCAGTTGCCTACGCCTACGACAACGACGGCCGTCTGATCCGCGAGGACAAGCATCAGGGTGGCATATTCGTTCTCTCCTATGACCGGGAAGGGCGCTGCAGTCGCATTGGTGGGCAGAGCGGCTATCAAACTCGCCACTTCAGTTATGACCCCCCAGCACGCTACACCCGAATGTCCGATAGCACGGGAGAATCCTGGCTCTACGAATTCGACGTCAACGACAATCTCTCGCGGACGGTCTCACCGCTGGGTGGAGAAGAATGTTTCGTATTCGACAGGGGCGGCCTCTTGCAGCAGCGGGTGCACGTGCATGGCCACGTGAGCACCTATTTTTACGACGAGCATGGTCGCCTCTATGGGCAACGAGACGCAAACGCTACGACCTACTGGGAGTACGACTCATGGCACCGAATCACCGAGAAAGTGGATCCCTATGGCGTACTCGTTGCACGGTATAGCGACGAGCACGATCTTATGGCTGTCGGGCGACCTGGGGCCCTTTGGACCTTCGCCTACAACACTTTGGGCGAGAGGGTCTCGATCACCAATCCTAAAGGGGGCACACGGTCAATCCTCTACGATCAGTGCGGTAACCGCGTCGCCGAAGGCGACTTTCTCGGCAACTACACGCACTTTGAATACGACGATTTCGGCCGTTGCACGAAGACCACTGGTCCGACGGGGGGCGTAGAGGAGCGCACCTACGACGAGCTTGATCGGGTGACCACGTCCACGCTGTCGGGAACTCTCTCCCGCTCGCATCACGATGGTGAGAACAGCATCGTCGTCGACGCGACTGGAGCGAAAAGCTCATTTCGTCGCGACGCATACGGGCGAACGCTGGAGCATCGGGACAGCGAGGGGTTGGTCTGCCAACTTCGCTGGGGGTCGGAGCCGAGCCAGATCCTAAGCATGATCGACGGCGCCGGACATGAGGAGACCGTTCTGTATGACGCCGAGCAGCGGATCGTCCAAGTACGCACCCGCGACGGCCGCTTGATCGTTCTGGAATACGACGAGTTCGGGGCGTCGTCGGCGACGACGCACAATCCCACGAGTGGGTCGACCGAGTTCGCTGCATCACGGCGAGCTTCCTTCGAATACGATGGACAGGGCCGGCTCGTCCGAGCAACAAGCGGGGACCAGGTGCGCCGCTTCGAATACGATCTCCGCGGTCAGGTCGTTCGATTCGAAACCGAGGAGATCGTTGTCACTCGAACTTACAACGAGGACGGCTGGCGCACGGATGAAGGGGTGTACTCCCGGGCGGCGCCCGGCGCCCCCGAGCGCATCATGTTGCACATCGATGGGACGGTGGACTCGCTGGGTCGCACGACCCAGTTCGTCTGCGGAGGGGCACCAACGGTGATGATGGAATGGGACGAGAACGGACGGGCCTTGTGCGTGGATGTCGACGGCGTTCGGGTGGACTACAAGCGGAGCGAAAGCGGCGCGGAAACGGAGCGACGCGCATCCGGCATGCGGCTCCTCATGAAACGGGACCGCGACGGGCGGGAGACCGAGTGGCTCTACGACATTGACGGTCAGCCTCCCGCCCGAATCCAGGCGAGCTACGGTTCGCGTCGGCCGTTTCCATCCCACCTCAGCGTGGTGACTGCCCACGGAGAACAATCCGCCCTCATTCGCTCGGACGGGCGCGGCCGTGTCCGTGCCATCGTGTCGCAAGGTGAAGGTTCAATGAGTCGATTCTTCGTCTACGACGGCGCCGGTAACTGGACGCTGCACGCGAGTAGCCTTCGGGGCCGCGAGCTCTTACCCCGGCTAGAGTCGGCGGGCTGGGACCGTGCACCGATAATCCTTTCCCACTACGCAGACGAAACCGCCTATGCGACTGCGCTTCCCGGAGGTCGATTAGACACACTCCGCACTGGACCGGTGACCATCCGATATCGCTGGGATGACTTCGGTCGAGCCACCGAAAAGGTCGTCCATTTTGGCGACGAAGAGGATGTGTGGCGCTACGAATACGACGGTTGGGACCTCCTTCGGCACGTCCAGACCCCGCTGGGACTCTCTTACGCCTATCGATACGACGCCCTTGGCCGACTTATCGACAGACGATCAAGCACAGGTACACGCACCGAGCTTATTTGGGACGACGAACGCATCCTGCACGTGCTCGTCGAAGGCGAGGCCGTAGAGACGCGAGTTCACCATCCGGGCACCGGTGAACTCCTGCTGCAACGATTCTCGAACGGCGCCGTCGACGTCCGGCCAAGTCGCCTCCGCGAGCTCGAAGAGCTACTCGGAAGCACAAACCCCGGCTCTTCTGTAGAACCTAGTTCGGAGGTGCCGCGAGTGGCCATCGGGGTCAGCCCTTCGGTTCGACACCCGGTAGAAAGCACCTTTTTGGACTCGGAGGCACGCGTCGCCATCGGCATCCATCGATGTTGGGATGTTGAGACGTCTTATGACCTGACATGGCGACGCGGACAGCCCGCGGCCCAGACGCTTTCTACTCTCACGCGCGTGCTCCCAATCATCGAGCGCGGAGCCGCCGAGCTTGCAGAAATTTCCCCCCTTCGACCGAAGGTTCTTGATCCGCATCCGGGGCAGGCTTTCCTCGCAGACTTACTACGGTTCAGCGGTACTCCGGCAATTCGCTGA
- a CDS encoding PAAR domain-containing protein, with protein sequence MKNPLTMSIENPLAPVNKRISESLKEQASALDKYEEQNEWTNIFNKAESMAPDVGKLKDFYVEPDLGPEKHGYERIQQIRAEDKRYVEAWNYIKEIKKLTDETDKMDELIVDFAEQVFGRAVDGLFRGNLPLPLSMIAPAATVGSCFLGFPHTHQHPPSLTPPNPVPIPVMAAGPILTGNPTVLIGGLPAATAGELGMAIGCCSLSPYFKVFTGSHKVSIGGKRAARMGDVVKYCQPGPKVPEGEKAPAAPTAGATAKQSLDTLKETLKEDLKKKRDDKIEEIYKAGIKENSKKALEKGKELKAKYDTWRAAQDKAEEKRAAATEAPDDAQAQAEAAAAESAAEDATAIALADAELTAAALASNAMGMLRKVLENLLGKDPGVPPPYGMLLNGAPRVWIAGFPVPESSVFREGLKKLRPPKKDDAQKEKKLEPKKPSKRSPPEPAKQATKDEVKKEEIKKEALAPKKEGNPNAFAAAMKENMDAQRLKDARRRKHELFHAEKAEIIRERGEPKTKEEAAAITREAERRSNERELTTEQGFKDREIREKHATDRIRESRGRRNREDGGPPKQMTTWPKQKRIEGSAVKIKDAQRAREAAESAQKAKDAASQGAKAVPK encoded by the coding sequence ATGAAGAATCCGCTCACGATGTCCATCGAGAACCCGCTTGCTCCCGTGAACAAGCGAATCAGCGAGAGCCTCAAGGAGCAGGCCAGCGCGCTCGACAAGTACGAAGAGCAGAACGAGTGGACGAACATCTTCAACAAGGCCGAGAGCATGGCCCCCGACGTCGGCAAGTTGAAGGACTTCTATGTCGAGCCGGATCTCGGTCCCGAGAAGCACGGCTACGAGCGCATTCAGCAGATCCGTGCTGAGGACAAGCGGTACGTCGAGGCTTGGAACTACATCAAAGAGATCAAGAAGCTTACCGACGAAACCGACAAGATGGACGAGCTCATTGTCGACTTCGCCGAGCAGGTCTTCGGGCGCGCGGTTGACGGTCTTTTTCGCGGGAACCTCCCCCTGCCCCTCTCGATGATTGCCCCCGCGGCCACCGTGGGGTCGTGCTTTCTTGGATTCCCGCACACGCACCAGCACCCGCCGAGCCTCACCCCCCCGAATCCCGTGCCGATTCCCGTCATGGCCGCGGGCCCGATCCTGACTGGCAACCCCACCGTTCTCATCGGCGGTCTCCCGGCTGCGACGGCTGGAGAGTTGGGGATGGCGATTGGCTGCTGCAGCCTCTCCCCGTACTTCAAGGTCTTCACCGGTTCCCACAAGGTCTCGATCGGCGGCAAGCGCGCGGCTCGCATGGGCGATGTCGTCAAGTACTGCCAACCCGGCCCCAAGGTTCCCGAAGGCGAGAAGGCCCCGGCAGCGCCGACAGCCGGCGCAACAGCCAAGCAATCGCTTGATACCCTGAAGGAGACGCTCAAGGAGGATCTCAAAAAGAAGCGCGACGACAAGATCGAAGAGATTTACAAGGCCGGCATCAAGGAGAACTCGAAGAAGGCCCTCGAGAAAGGGAAAGAGCTCAAGGCCAAGTACGATACGTGGAGAGCCGCGCAGGACAAGGCCGAAGAAAAGCGCGCTGCGGCGACCGAAGCCCCCGACGACGCACAGGCGCAGGCCGAGGCGGCCGCCGCCGAATCCGCCGCCGAGGACGCGACGGCCATCGCGCTCGCCGATGCAGAACTGACCGCGGCGGCGCTCGCATCCAACGCGATGGGCATGCTTCGTAAGGTACTCGAAAACCTTCTTGGAAAAGATCCGGGTGTGCCGCCGCCTTACGGGATGCTCTTGAACGGCGCGCCTCGCGTATGGATTGCGGGCTTTCCCGTACCCGAGTCGTCGGTTTTTCGGGAGGGGCTAAAGAAGCTTCGACCGCCGAAGAAAGACGATGCCCAGAAGGAGAAAAAGCTCGAACCGAAGAAGCCTTCCAAACGAAGCCCTCCCGAACCCGCCAAGCAAGCCACGAAGGACGAGGTGAAGAAAGAGGAGATCAAGAAGGAAGCGTTGGCGCCCAAGAAAGAGGGGAACCCGAATGCCTTCGCCGCAGCGATGAAGGAGAACATGGACGCACAGCGTCTGAAAGACGCCCGGCGACGGAAGCACGAGCTTTTTCACGCCGAGAAGGCCGAAATCATTCGAGAGAGAGGCGAGCCGAAAACCAAAGAGGAGGCGGCAGCCATCACGCGTGAGGCCGAGCGCAGGTCGAATGAACGAGAGCTCACGACCGAGCAGGGGTTTAAAGATCGTGAGATTCGAGAAAAACACGCCACGGATCGGATTAGGGAGTCGAGAGGGCGCAGAAATCGAGAAGATGGGGGTCCGCCAAAGCAGATGACGACATGGCCCAAGCAAAAGAGGATTGAAGGGAGTGCCGTTAAGATCAAGGACGCGCAACGGGCCCGCGAAGCGGCCGAGAGCGCGCAGAAGGCTAAGGATGCCGCATCTCAAGGCGCCAAAGCGGTTCCGAAGTGA